CAGCGGCGGCGCTGGCGCACAGCACGGCGGCGATGGCATCGTCCGCGAGCTCGAATTCCTGCAGCCGATGACGGTCTCGCTCCTCACGCAGCGGCGCGGCGATTATCGGCCCTTCGGTTTGCATGGTGGCGAGCCCGGCGCAAAGGGGATCAACCTGTTGCAACGCGCTGGGCAATTGCCAGAAACGTTGCCAAGCGGAAGTCAACTTGCCGTGCAGGCCGGCGACCGCCTCACGCTCGAAACTCCCGGTGGCGGCGGTTGGGGTGCGGTTCAGCAGTAACCTTCTTAAACGCCAACTTCGTCGGTCGAATGAGGTTCGACATGGACGAAGGCATCGGCAATTCGCAAGTTTGACGTGCGCAGGGCACTGCGCACACGACCACCAATGAAGTGCCCCTCTTGCACCGTCGCGAAGGCATCGACTTCGATGTGAATCTCGACAAAAAACGTCATGCCACTTTTGCGGATGCGGCACTTCTCCACGGCCCGCACCCCTTCGACCTGGCTGGCTACTTGCCGTACCTGTTCGGCGAAATGCTTGGGGGGAGCAGCGTCGAGCAGATCGCGAATCGCCATTCGCATCAAATGCACTCCGCTGTAGACAATCACCACGCAGGCCACGAGCGCCGCCCAATCATCGGCCGGTTCGTAGCCTGGGCCGCCGATGAGACCAATGGTGATGCCGACAAACGCAGCAAACGAAGTAAGTGCATCGGAACGATGATGCCAAGCATCGGCTTGCAGCGACGAGCTGTCGGCTGCTGCGCCGATCTTGCCGATCCAGCGTGCCATGACTTCTTTCGTCACGACAACAATGCCCAGAACGAGCAAAGTTGACCAATGCGGCAGATGATGCGGCGTGAGAATCTCACGCACACTCTGCACTGCAATGACCACGGCGGCCACCAGCAGCGCTAACGCCGCCACGATTCCGGCAAGCGCTTCTGCTTTGCCATAACCATAGGGATGTTTCTCGTCTGCAGGAGAAACAGCGACCTGCAAACCTCCCCAAACAACCAGCGAGGTGACAATGTCGGAAGTTGACTCAATGCCGTCGGCAATCAGGGCGTAGGAGTTGCCCACAACTCCGGCCAGAATCTTGATTGCCGCAAGCGCCGCATTCACCGCCACGCTGACGAGCGGCAACTGGGTGATGGTCTCGGGCGAAGCTGGTTCCGGCGATGGCATGCGGTGGGAGATTAATGTTGGGACGCGATTTAGGATTGCGGGGACGTTCAATCTAGCGAGGGAGCTTCAGTTGCAGGGGCGCGACCCCGCCCGCCCGAAAGATTTCCGAAAATACGTGGCGGGCGACGCGGTCGGTTTGCGGGCTAAAGGTGACGAAGCAACTGACGCTTCGCAACCCGCACAAAACCCTAAGATTTGGAGTCCTGACCATGAAACTTGCAACTCTCGCCGCGTCCCTGGTTGTTGCCGCTGTCGCCCTGATCGCCGTCGAATCGGCTTCCGCTCAAGGCTTCGGTGGACATCAACAAAGCTACTCCACTGGGTACGGCTATCGCCCAGCCCCGTACTGCCCGCCGCAGTTCTGCCCGCCGCAGTTCTGCCCGCCCCAATACGGCCGGCCCTACTGCCCACCGAGCTTCCAGCCCAACTGCTTCCCCACTCGCCCGCAGCCTTGGTGCGGCACCGGGATGCAACGCTCGAACTTCGGTTACGGCTTCGGTGGCGGTTACGGCAACCCCTAAGTTGTTGCTGAATCACAACCTAAGAAGATAGCCCCGGTGTCACAGCCGGGGCATTTTTCGTTCTTGCTCAGCCCGTCTAAGATTTGATTGCGCGAAACCGCCAAGCCATAATACGACCTCACGACTCGCACTTTCGATGTCTCTCGGCAGTGAGATTTCTTCCATGCAACGCTCATCTTTCGCTGGCGGTATCGTGGGACTCACACTGGCCACGTGTCTGACCTTGCTGCCGGTCATCAGTGCTCAGGACGCTCCTCCGTCAAAAAAGAAAAACAAGAAACCCGCAGCTGCGAAAGCGCTGAACGACAAGGAACTCTATAAAGCACTCTTGCCCAGCGTGGCTTGGGTTCGAACCAGTCCGGGCAACGATGCGGGCGCGGGCATGGGGACCGGCTTCGTTGTCGATGTCGACCGCTGTTTGGTGGTCACCAACGAGCACGTGGTGAAAGGCTTCAGTGAACGCGGCTACGACGAAATGATCGTCCACTTCGCCGAGCAAGATGCCGAAGGGCGAACCATTGTCGAGCCCTTGCATTACGTAAAACAGCCCGACGCGCTAAAGGGAGAGGTCATTCACCGCGATGTGGCGCGCGACTTGGCGCTGATTCGCCTTCCTTCACTCCCCGCCTCAGCCAGGGCGTTGAAATTCGCCGACCACTTGCCCGAACCGGGCGAGCACGTCATCTCGATCGCGGGCAAGCCCGAAGGAAGCGAAGGGGTGTGGATCATGTCGACGGGTTCCGTGCGAATGTCTTACCGGCGGAGCCATGCCAACGGCGCGGTGGCGGGAGTCGTCGAATCGGATATGCCGACCAATCGGGGCAACAGCGGTGGGCCCATCGTCAACGACCGGAATGAATTGGTGGCCGTGTGCGAAGGACATCGCCTCGATGCG
Above is a window of Anatilimnocola aggregata DNA encoding:
- a CDS encoding cation diffusion facilitator family transporter, yielding MPSPEPASPETITQLPLVSVAVNAALAAIKILAGVVGNSYALIADGIESTSDIVTSLVVWGGLQVAVSPADEKHPYGYGKAEALAGIVAALALLVAAVVIAVQSVREILTPHHLPHWSTLLVLGIVVVTKEVMARWIGKIGAAADSSSLQADAWHHRSDALTSFAAFVGITIGLIGGPGYEPADDWAALVACVVIVYSGVHLMRMAIRDLLDAAPPKHFAEQVRQVASQVEGVRAVEKCRIRKSGMTFFVEIHIEVDAFATVQEGHFIGGRVRSALRTSNLRIADAFVHVEPHSTDEVGV